Proteins co-encoded in one Papaver somniferum cultivar HN1 chromosome 5, ASM357369v1, whole genome shotgun sequence genomic window:
- the LOC113278275 gene encoding cation/H(+) antiporter 15-like, which produces MAHILMKIQKKNAMAFGTTCKLSMRMFENGSFPRLLQQLGCCTLLTGTLNFVLRPMEQTKFVGALFAGIIQSPSMLGRLETFKTMVYETQALMGVTTLFGLVYFTFLVGIKIDLAMLLSTKRKTFFIGCFTFIFPLIVNASVSLLMERFIDMDRRMHHSLPNIALVLSLTAFYDTSCVLDDLNLLNSEIGRISLSISFVNGFCSWAILFIVFSLKQFNTLDPRIVMFSWMSKALLFSFVLFFVRPLYLWMIRNTPEGDNLKEGYVILILLLVLVAAFYTEYIGEKALFGAVLMGLVVPIGTPIGASIERKLEVFVTLVLLPAFFIVSCYPVDVFNIRMRNFAIIELLVCIGFFVKLIAVLLPSFYCGMHFPDALSISLIMNCDGIFTLLLMTRLLEMKWLDKESYTVMILTKAWISMVATPLVKRLYDPSRRYAGYKRQSIQDLVGLGELRILACVYDEDTVPGILNFLEAINPVQDCTLCIYVLHLVELVGRAASVLVTHKQRKNRYSSRARNTSEKIINAFHHFEQHNPGFLIGQAFTTISQFSGMYNDVCHLIMDKRAALVIVPFHESVEHPFRLVTQSVLQKAPSSVGILFDHINGSRSIFDVGIKYENVALIFIGGPDDREALTLSMRMAMNSNVNLTVFRLTLSSSDEYVKKTKKDDDVIQDLWDKIMDVDNIMYKQEEVTDGADTACKLKAIETSYDFIMVGRRHDNSSRILLGLDEWCVYKELGVIGDLFATSNSPGKFSVLVVQQ; this is translated from the exons ATGGCGCATATTCTAATGAAAATACAAAAGAAGAATGCAATGGCCTTTGGCACTACATGTAAGTTATCCATGAGAATGTTTGAGAATGGGTCGTTTCCTAGGCTACTACAACAGCTCGGCTGCTGTACTTTACTCACAGGAACTCTTAATTTTGTCCTTCGCCCGATGGAACAAACTAAATTCGTTGGAGCGCTCTTT GCTGGTATTATTCAAAGCCCGTCAATGCTGGGTAGATTGGAAACATTCAAAACAATGGTTTATGAAACACAAGCACTCATGGGTGTTACTACACTTTTCGGGTTAGTCTATTTTACGTTCCTTGTCGGAATCAAAATAGACCTGGCTATGCTTCTGAGCACAAAGAGAAAAACATTTTTCATAGGCTGTTTCACTTTCATCTTTCCTTTAATCGTCAATGCAAGTGTTTCTTTGCTGATGGAGAGGTTCATAGACATGGACCGAAGAATGCATCATTCCCTCCCGAACATTGCACTGGTATTGTCTCTAACTGCCTTCTATGATACATCTTGTGTCCTAGACGACTTAAATCTGCTCAACTCAGAGATCGGCCGTATATCCCTATCCATTTCATTTGTCAATGGGTTTTGCAGTTGGGCAATCCTGTTTATCGTCTTCTCATTAAAACAATTCAATACTTTAGATCCACGTATAGTGATGTTTTCATGGATGAGTAAAGCTCTTTTATTTTCCTTCGTCCTATTTTTTGTCCGTCCATTATATTTATGGATGATTAGAAACACCCCGGAAGGAGACAATTTGAAGGAGGGTTATGTCATCTTGATCCTCCTTCTCGTCTTGGTAGCAGCATTTTACACTGAGTATATTGGGGAAAAGGCCCTGTTTGGAGCCGTTCTCATGGGATTGGTGGTACCTATTGGGACACCTATAGGAGCTTCTATTGAAAGAAAGCTCGAGGTCTTCGTTACTCTTGTGCTCTTGCCAGCTTTTTTCATTGTATCATGTTATCCGGTAGATGTGTTCAACATCCGCATGAGGAATTTTGCAATTATAGAGTTGCTAGTTTGCATTGGTTTCTTTGTGAAGCTCATTGCAGTATTGCTGCCTTCTTTCTACTGCGGGATGCATTTTCCGGACGCTCTCTCTATCAGTCTCATCATGAACTGTGATGGCATATTTACTCTTTTGCTTATGACTCGTTTACTTGAGATGAAG TGGCTTGATAAGGAATCTTACACTGTTATGATCCTCACGAAAGCTTGGATATCAATGGTAGCCACACCATTAGTGAAACGTCTGTATGATCCTTCAAGGAGGTATGCAGGTTACAAGAGGCAAAGCATCCAAGATCTTGTAGGCCTGGGAGAGCTCCGCATACTTGCTTGTGTTTACGACGAAGACACGGTTCCGGGAATACTTAATTTCCTTGAAGCCATTAATCCAGTACAAGATTGCACCCTATGCATCTATGTTCTGCACCTCGTTGAGCTAGTTGGGCGTGCAGCATCTGTCCTGGTTACCCATAAGCAGCGTAAGAATAGATACTCCAGTAGAGCTAGGAATACGTCAGAGAAAATTATTAACGCCTTCCACCACTTTGAACAACATAATCCAGGCTTCCTCATAGGACAAGCCTTCACAACAATCTCACAATTCTCAGGTATGTACAATGATGTATGTCACCTAATAATGGATAAGAGGGCCGCGCTGGTGATCGTACCCTTCCATGAGTCAGTTGAGCATCCCTTTCGGTTAGTCACCCAGAGTGTGTTGCAGAAAGCACCTTCTTCAGTGGGTATCCTCTTTGACCACATAAATGGCTCGAGATCTATTTTCGATGTTGGCATAAAATATGAAAATGTTGCCTTGATTTTCATCGGAGGGCCTGATGACCGAGAGGCACTAACATTAAGTATGAGAATGGCGATGAATTCTAACGTAAACCTCACAGTTTTTAGATTAACACTTTCGAGTTCGGATGAATACGTCAAGAAAACGAAGAAAGACGATGACGTGATACAGGATTTGTGGGATAAAATCATGGACGTGGACAATATTATGTACAAACAAGAAGAGGTAACAGATGGTGCCGATACAGCTTGTAAACTCAAAGCCATTGAAACCAGCTATGACTTCATAATGGTGGGAAGAAGACATGATAATAGTTCGCGGATCTTATTAGGGCTTGATGAATGGTGTGTGTACAAAGAGCTTGGCGTTATTGGAGACCTTTTCGCGACCTCCAATTCACCTGGGAAGTTTTCAGTTCTAGTTGTGCAACAATAG